The nucleotide sequence TGACAATCATTGCTTTAAATAGATATGGTTAATAGATTTGTATAGGCATTGGTAAACAATTAATTTCACTTGTAAACCAAGGTTGGATTAGTAGGTCTAAGCAACATGTAGCTGGATACCCGCGTAATGAATCGAAACAGGTTCCAATCCTCATATATACACATTATGACAAAATAAAGAGCTTAATCTTCAAGACATAAAGACATAGAAGCATACCCATGTATAAAGGTTCTACACATTCCATTTCTCCATAGCAATAGAATGTAAACATTCTATTTTGTGCCAAACATTGCCTACAACTCAATTCTAAGTGCAGCATATTGGACGACTCCACAGTAATTGATCATTCGCGACTTTAACTTATTCCTGTTATCTCTAGAGCATCTCGTATATCTATAGCGCTGCGTTTCTACCCCATCTTACCATGGATAGGGTTTGGTGCATTCCGGAGTTCACTTATGGTCCCACAAAGGTAATCTTTGGAGATATTCATTTTAGCATACTGTAAATGCCTGTGCACAATGTGCATAACAAAGCATCATTATTGTCATTCTCTTCAAAGGAATTCTGCAGAAGCAGCCTTTATTTCCAGACTCTGCAGGCCTGCTGGGAGGAAACATATTACAATAAACAGGTAAGATTCATCCCCAAAAAAACATAAACAACAGAAAGAGAGTTGTATTTCAAGACAGTTTAGAGAAGATGGTCATAAGAGTTCTTAATAACACTCGCAAATTGTGATGCATGAACAGTTGTGAAATGTTGTGAGAGGCCCTTCAGAATGCACATGATATGGTATTTCGTGGCACTGTCTCACACCTTACCTCATCTTGCAGAAGAAGCTCATGGTCCACTATCTGCTGCTCCAGAGTCAAGGCCAGGTCCCGCACCATGTCACCACGGAGCACATGAGCGACTGGCTGGTGTCTCAGGGCAAAAAATCCCTTAGGGAGAGGTGAGTACCACGTCATCACTCACCTTCACTGCCATTCCCTGCCACCAGCAGCACTCCAAGAGGTGTGGGTAAAATAAACAACAGAAAAATTGGAAGCCAGGAAAGTTGAATTGCTCTGTGTTTTATTTGAAGGGTGTGGAAGGAAACCCTGGAGGAGGGGAATGACCTCGCTCGGCTGGTAAGACAATGAGTGTTAGACACATACTACAAGTCAGTGAGCTCCTTACTTGCCTTTCAACAACTAGTTAGTACAGCAGAATAGATATGTTGTGAAATTTCACGAATCGGAACTTCCTGTTTCCTACGGCAGACCTGGGAAGTCAACACTTGCCTAAAAATGATAGACATAGAGCACGAGGCTGTCTGCAAGCTCCGCCGCTCCTTGCACGCCACCTCGCCAGCTGACATGTGAGTTCCATGTACTGCCCTGCATATGACTTGATCCATTTATCTTCACATCTGTAACTATGCAGAAACAGACTAAGACAGTGTTCTCTGTGAGCACTTGCACATCGTTTAGCTTTGTCTTCTCCTTTTTGTTGATTTCAGCGACCCTAAGGTCCACAGCATCGTGGAAAGAGCTGTAAGGAGCATTATGGGCGAGCTGTCCAATGAGCCCCATAGCAACCTGCTCAGCCCATCCcaggtggttgtggaggtggtgcCCAGGCTCCTCCTGGCCCTGTGGATTCAGCCAAAGGAAGGCCATTCAGGGCACCCAATCCTAGTAAGCGGGATGGCCGTGGGCATGGTGGCGGCCGTAGTGGAGAAGCTCTCCAGCATGTTAAAGGCCCCTTCCCCTCAAATCCCTTTCTCCCGCGCTGCGGCTTTTGAATCTGTGTGGTCAATCCTCGGGAGAATCAGTCTGTCCTTCTCCACGGATGACCTCCAGAGCCCATTTTATGTGAGATCTGTCTGTGCCTTTGTGGCTGATGAAGTCCAGAGCTGCTTCCAGCCCCCTGCAGCCACCTTACCAGTCCTCCCTGTCGTCGCTGTGGCCGTCTCCACTGCACCTCCAGACATCCTAGCAGGTGAGTAGCAATGATAGAGAGCACTCTGACAGATGCCTGTTGTGATGACATCTCAGTGACTTGTAGTAGGAGAGCTCATCAGGATTGCTGTTGTCACTTCTAACACAGAGGCAGACCCGGCATCTTCCCACCTGGACGTCGTGGACATCACCCATAACATACAGGCAGACCAGGCATCTTCCCACCTGGAAGTTGCGGACATCGGCCCTaaaacagaggcagacagagcttGTTCCCACATGGAGGTTGTGgacatcac is from Oncorhynchus gorbuscha isolate QuinsamMale2020 ecotype Even-year linkage group LG14, OgorEven_v1.0, whole genome shotgun sequence and encodes:
- the LOC123995507 gene encoding uncharacterized protein LOC123995507 encodes the protein MDRVWCIPEFTYGPTKEFCRSSLYFQTLQACWEETYYNKQKKLMVHYLLLQSQGQVPHHVTTEHMSDWLVSQGKKSLRERVWKETLEEGNDLARLTWEVNTCLKMIDIEHEAVCKLRRSLHATSPADIDPKVHSIVERAVRSIMGELSNEPHSNLLSPSQVVVEVVPRLLLALWIQPKEGHSGHPILVSGMAVGMVAAVVEKLSSMLKAPSPQIPFSRAAAFESVWSILGRISLSFSTDDLQSPFYVRSVCAFVADEVQSCFQPPAATLPVLPVVAVAVSTAPPDILAEADPASSHLDVVDITHNIQADQASSHLEVADIGPKTEADRACSHMEVVDITTNTDADSASSHLDVVDITANIEADPASSHLEVVDITHNIQADKASSHLEVADITHKAEADPACSHLEVADIGPKTEADRACSHLEVVEITPKTEADPANSHLEVQDITPKTQQDPASSHLAVNIIRCGCHT